The nucleotide sequence TTGAGCCCATCGGGCTGGACGCCAAGGCGGATCACCTCCGCGCCGAGCTCGTGGAACACCGCCGGCGCCACCTGGTAGCCGGCGCCGTTGGCGCAGTCCACCACCAGGCGCAGGCCCTCGAGGCTGCGCCCCGGGCGAAGGGAGTGCTTGCAGAACTCGATGTAGCGGCCGGGCGCGTCCACCAAGCGGAAGGCCTTGCCCAGGCGCTCCGAGGCGACGGTGGTCAGCGGCTCGTCCAGCAGCGCCTCGATGGCGAGCTCGGTGTCGTCGTCGAGCTTGCGGCCCTCGGCGGAGAAGAACTTGATGCCATTGTCCTGGTGCGGGTTGTGCGAGGCGCTGATGACGATGCCCGCATTGGCCTGGAGCGTCCGGGTGAGATAGGCGGTCGCCGGCGTCGGCATCGGCCCGAGCAGCTGGATGTTGACCCCGGCGGCCGACAGCCCCGCCTCCAGCGCCGACTCGAACATGTAGTTGGACAGCCGCGTGTCCTTGCCGATGAGCACCTGATTATTGGTGCCTCGACCCGAGAGCACACGCCCCGCGGCCCAGCCCAGCTTGAGCACGAAATCCGCGGTAATGGGGCTCTCGCCGACCCGGCCGCGGATGCCGTCGGTGCCGAAATAGCGCTTCTGCATGCCAGTGCCCTCCACACTTTGGCGCGCCCGCCCCGGGGCGCATCGGCGCCGGTAGCCCGCCTACCTTACCGAGTCGCGGCTGCGGCCGCGGATCGGTGAGACAGGCGGGCTAGGCGTAGGCGGCGACGTAGCTCGCGAGCCGCACGGCGTCCACGGTCTCACGCACGTCATGGGCGCGAATGATACGCGCCCCCTGCCAGACCGCCAGCGTCGCCGCCGCCACACTCCCGGCCAGGCGCTCGCCCAGCGGGCGCCCGAGCACCCGGCCTACCAGCGATTTGCGCGACAGCCCCACCAGCAGCGGCGCCCCAAGCCCGGCGAGGCGCGGCAGCCCGGCGAGCAGCATCGCGTTGTGGGGGTCGGTCTTGCCGAAGCCGAAACCGGGATCGAGCAGGATGCGCTCCGCCGGGATGCCGGCGGCCAGGGCGGCGTCCCGGCGCTCCGCCAGGAACGCCGCCACCTCGGCGAGCACATCGTCGTACTGCGGCGCCTGCTGCATGGTCTTCGGCGTGCCCTGCATGTGCATCAGGCACACGGGCAGGCCACTCGCCGCCGCTGCCTCCATCGCCCCCGGCTCGCGCAGCGCGCGGACGTCGTTGATGAGCCCGGCCCCGGCGCGGGTGACCGCTGCGATCACCTCCGGCTTGCTGGTATCCACGGAGACGGGCACGGACAGCTCGGCGGCGAGGGCCTCCACCACCGGCAGCACCCGTCGCAGCTCCTCCTCCACCGGCACCGGATCGGCACCCGGACGCGTGGACTCGCCGCCGACGTCGATGATGGCCGCGCCATCCTCGACCATCGCCCGGGCCCGGGCGATGGCGGCCTCGGCCGCAATGAAGTCACCCCCGTCGGAGAAGGAGTCGGGGGTGACGTTGAGTACGCCCATGACGCAGGGCTGCGTCAGGTCGACGGCGAATCGGCCGCACTGGAGCCGGGACAGCACGCGCTGCCCCGCGCTAGTGCTCGCTGGCGGGGCGCCCCAGCTTGCCGTCGTCGGTGCCGGCCTCGCCCTCCTCCGCGGGCTTGCCGGCACCGCCGTCCGCGGGCGCGGAGGGCTTGCTCCAGTCCCGGGGCGGGCGCGGCGGGCGGCCGTTCATGATGTCGTCGATCTGCTCGCGGTCGATGGTCTCGAACTTCATGAGCGCATCGGCCATCGCGTGCAGCTGCTCGACATGCGCCTCGAGGATGCGCTTGGCCTCCTGGTAGTTCTCCTCGACGATGCGGCGCACCTCCTCGTCGATGGCATGGGCCGTCTCGTCGGAGATGGTCTTGTGCTGCGTCACCTGGTGGCCGAGGAAGACCTCGCCCTCGTCCTCGCCGTAGGCCAGCGGGCCCATGCGGTCGGACAGGCCCCACTTGGTGACCATGTTGCGGGCGATTTCGGTGACCCGGGAGATGTCGTTCTGGGCGCCGGTGGTCACGCGCTCGGCGCCGAAGATCATCTCCTCGGCGATGCGCCCGCCGAACAGCCCGCAGATGGAGCTGTTGAGCCGCCGCTTGGTGTAGCTGTAGCGGTCCTCCTCGGGGAGGAACATGGTCACGCCGAGCGCCCGCCCGCGCGGGATGATGGTCACCTTGTGCACCGGATCGTGCTCCGGGACCTTGAGGCCGACGATGGCGTGCCCGGCCTCGTGATAGGCGGTGAGCCGCTTCTCGTCCTCGGTCATGACCATGGACTTGCGCTCGGCGCCCATCAGGATCTTGTCCTTGGCGTCCTCGAAGTCCTGCTGGTCCACCAGGCGCTTGTTGCGGCGGGCGGCGAACAGCGCCGCCTCGTTCACGAGGTTCGCCAGATCGGCGCCGGAGAACCCCGGCGTGCCGCGGGCGATGACCCGCGGATCCACCTCGTCCGCGATCGGGGTCTTGTTCATGTGCACGCGCAGGATGTGCTCGCGCCCGCGCACATCCGGCAGCGGCACCACCACCTGGCGGTCGAACCGGCCCGGACGCAGCAGCGCCGGGTCGAGCACGTCCGGACGGTTGGTGGCGGCGATGACGATGATGCCCTCGTTGCCCTCGAAGCCGTCCATCTCGACGAGCATCTGGTTCAGGGTCTGCTCGCGCTCGTCATGCCCGCCGCCGAGGCCGGCGCCACGCTGGCGGCCGACGGCGTCGAGCTCGTCGATGAAGATGATGCAGGGCGCGTGCTTCTTCGCCTGGGCGAACATGTCCCGCACCCGGGAGGCGCCGACGCCGACGAACATCTCCACGAAGTCCGAGCCGGAAATGCTGAAGAACGGCACCTTGGCCTCGCCGGCGATGGCCTTCGCAAGCAGGGTCTTGCCGGTGCCGGGCGGGCCCACCATGAGCACGCCGCGGGGGATGCGGCCGCCGAGGCGCTGGAACTTGGAGGGATCGCGCAGGAACTCCACCAGCTCCATGACGTCCTGCTTGGCCTCCTCCACGCCGGCGACGTCGGCGAAGGTGATCTTCACCTGCTCCTCGGACATCATCCGCGCGCGGCTCTTGCCGAACGACATGGCGCCACGGCCGCCGCCACCACCCTGCATCTGGCGCATGAAGTAGATCCAGACGCCGATCAGCAGCAGGAAGGGGAACCAGGAGATCAGGATCTGGAGCAGCATGCTCCGCCCTTCCGGCGCCTCGGCCCGGATCTGGACGCCGTTGTCCATGAGCTGGCCGATGAGGGCGTTGTTGTCCGTCTCCGGGTTGTAGGTGCTGAAGTTGCTGCCGTCGCTGCGCGTGCCGCGGATCACCGGACCCTTCATGGTCACGGAATCCACGCGGCCGCTGTCTACCTCGCTCAGAAACTGCGAGTAGGGGACTTCCTGCGCGGTGGAGCCCTGATCCTGGAAATTGCTGAAGACGGACATCAGCACGATGGCGATGACCACCCAGAGGATCAGATTCTTGGCCATGTCGTTCAAGGCGAACTACCTTTGTCGCTGCGCCGGCACTGCCGCCGGCAGATGCCTCGGGCTATCGTAGCCCGACCCTACTACGCAAGAAACTCTCGGGCCAGCAGATAGACCTCGCGGCTGCGATCCCGCGAGGCGCCCGGCTTGCGGCTGTGTACCCGCCGGAAGCGCCCCCGCATGTCTGCGAGCAGCGCCTCGAAGCCCTGTCCCTGAAAGGTCTTGACCAGCAGGTCGCCCCCCGGGTTCAGCCGCCCGTCCACGAACTCGAGGGCCAGCTCGGCGAGCAGCATCGCCCGCGGCTGATCCACGGCCTTCTGACCGGAGAGATTGGGCGCCATGTCCGAGAGCACAAGGTCCACCGGCTCGCCGCCCAGCGCCTCGTCGAGGCCAGCCAGCGCCGCCGCCTCGGTGAAGTCCCCCTGCAGGACCGTCACCCCCGGCAGCGGCTCCATGGGCAGCACGTCCAGCGCGATGACCTGCCCGCGGCCACCCAGCCGGGCGGCGCAGTATTCGCTCCAGCCGCCCGGCGCCGCGCCGAGATCCACGATCCGCTGGCCCGGGCGGATCAGCCGGTCGCGGCCGTCGATCTCCTCGAGCTTGAACACCGCCCTGGAGCGGTAGCCCTTCTGCTGCGCCGCCTTCACGTAGGGGTCGCTGAAGTGCTCCTTCAGCCAGCGGCGGCTGCTGCGGGTGCGCGGCATCTCACTCGCGCCGCTGCTCGTGGCGCCGCAGCACGCCACGGGTGCGCGCCGCCAGCCAGCCGCCGCACCCGAAGCCCACCACCGCCAGGATGGCGAGCTCCGTCCACTGGCCGAGCTCGAGCCTCAGCACCACCACCAGCACACCCACCACCAGCCCGAGGACCACGGCGAGCTCGAGCTTGACCTTGTCCAGCGGACCCGGCTGCTGGGAGACTGTGCGACCTTCGCGGTCCGCTCCGCTCATCGGGAATTCTCACGCATGTCGCTTACTCCGGCCCAGAAACGCTATCTGCGAGGCCTCGGTCACGATCTCCACCCGCTGGTCCGCACCGGCAGCGCCGGGCTCACCGACGCCGTGCTCGCCGAGCTCGAGCGGGCACTGGCGGACCACGAGCTGGTCAAGATCCGCCTCCTGGCCGACGACCGCGAGCAACGCAGCCAATACCTCCAGCAGGTCCTCACCACCACGGGCGCCGAGCTGGTCCAGCGGGTCGGCCATGTGGTGCTGTTGTACCGGCCGAACCCAGAGAAGCGCCGCGGGCGTATCGAGCTGCCCTAGGGCAGCTCGATACGCCCGCGGCGCAGTCCAAAGTTCAAAGTTCAAAGTCCGCGAGTCGGGCGCCGTGACAACATTCACCGCGGTCTGTATGGCCAGCGGCGCCTGGCCGCCACTTTGAACTTGTCCCTTTGAACTTTGAACTGTGCGCTACTCGTAGCGCACCTCCACGATCTCGTACGACCGATTGCCCCCGGGCGCCTGCACGTCCGCCACGTCGCCCTCCTCCTTGCCGATCAGGGCGCGGGCGATGGGGGACTGGACCGAGATCAGGCCCTGCTTGATGTCGGCCTCGTCCTCGCCGACGATCCGGTAGGTTTTCTCCGTGCCGTCCTCCTCGTCGGCCAGCACGACGGTTACCCCGAACACCACCTTGCCGTTGGCCGGCAGGCTGGTCACGTCGATGATCTGGGCATTGGAGAGCTTGCTCTCGATGTCGGCGATGCGGCCCTCGATGAAGCTCTGCTGCTCGCGGGCCGCGTGGTACTCGGCGTTCTCCTTGAGGTCGCCATGGGCGCGCGCCTCGGCGATGGCACGGATGATCCGCGGGCGCTCCTGACTCTTCAGCCGGTCCAGCTCCTCGCGCAGCTTCTCGGCACCGCGCACGGTCAGCGGCGTCTTGCTCATGCCCTTGCCTCCCTGTAGAGGTCCTGGAGGGACGTCACCGTGGCCGGTTCGAGGTAGTCCAGCGCCTGACAGGTGGCGCGGGCACCGGCAATCGTGGTCGTGTAGCAGACCTTGTGGTGCAGGGCCTCGCGGCGGATGGAGAAGGAATCCGCAATGGCCTGGCGCCCCTCGGTGGTGTTGATGATGAGGTCAATCTCCTCGTTCTTGATGGCGTCCACGATATGCGGACGGCCTTCGGTCACCTTGTTGATCAGCTCGCAGTCGATGCCCGCCTGGTGCAGCACGGCCCCGGTGCCGCCGGTAGCGACCAGCGCGAAGCCCCGGCGCAGCAGATCGCGGGCGATGGGTACGGCCGCCTGCTTGTCGGCGTCGCGGACGCTGATGAACACCTTGCCGCTGCGCGGCAGCACCACGCCCGCGGCCAGCTGCGACTTGGCATAGGCCTCGCCGAAGCCCGGCCCCAGACCCATGACCTCGCCGGTGGACTTCATCTCCGGACCGAGGATCGGGTCGACGCCCGGGAACTTGATGAACGGGAACACTGCTTCCTTCACCGCATAGTAGGCGGGAATGGCCTCCCGCGTGCAGCCCTGCTCGGCGAGGCTGCGTCCGACCATGCAGCGCGCGGCGATCTTGGCCAGCGGCAGCCCCGCCGCCTTGGAGACGAACGGCACCGTGCGCGAGGCCCGCGGGTTGACCTCGAGCACGTAGATCTCCTCGCCCTGGATCGCGAACTGGGCGTTCATCAGCCCCACCACGCCGAGGCTCAGGGCCATCTCGCGCATCTGCGCGCGCAGCCGGTCACTTACCTGGGGCGCGAGGCTGTAGGGCGGCAGCGAGCAGGCGGAGTCGCCCGAATGCACGCCGGCCTGCTCGATGTGCTCCATGATGCCGCCGATAAGCACCTGTTCGCCGTCGCAGACGGCGTCCACGTCCACTTCGACGGCATCGTCCAGGAAGCGGTCCAGCAGCACCGGCGACTCGTTCGAGACCTTCACCGCCTCGTTCATGTACTGCTCGAGCTCGGCCTCCTCGTAGACGATCTCCATGGCCCGCCCCCCCAGGACATACGAGGGGCGCACCACCAGCGGGTACCCGATCTGGGCGGCCAGCTCCAGGGCTTCCGCGGCGCTGCGGGCGGTGCGATTCGGCGGCTGCTGCAGGCCGGCGGCGTTGATCAGGCCCTGGAAGCGCTCGCGGTCCTCGGCGAGGTCGATGGAGTCCGGCGTCGTGCCGATGATGGGCGCGCCGAAGGCCTCCAGATCCCGGGCGAGCTTGAGCGGGGTCTGGCCGCCGTACTGGATGACGATGCCCGCCGGGCGCTCGGTCTCCACGATCTCGAGCACGTCCTCCAGGGTCAGCGGCTCGAAGTAGAGCCGGTCGGAGGTGTCGTAGTCGGTAGAAACGGTCTCCGGGTTGCAGTTGACCATGATGGTCTCGTAGCCGTCGTCGCGCAGGGCGAGGGCGGCATGAACACAGCAGTAGTCGAACTCGATGCCCTGACCGATGCGGTTGGGCCCGCCGCCGAGGATCATGATCTTCTGCCGGTCGCTCGGTTCGGCCTCGTCCTCCTCCTCGTAGGTGGAGTACATGTAGGCCGTGGCGGTGGCGAACTCGGCCGCGCAGGAGTCCACCCGCTTGTACACCGGCCGGATGCCGAGGCCGCGCCGGCGCTCGCGGATGGCATGCTCGCCCAACCCCACCAGGCGGCCGATGCGCGCGTCGGAGAAGCCGCGACGCTTGAGCTCGCGCAGCGCGTCCGCGTCAAGCGAGTCCGGGCCGGCGGCGGCCAGTGCCTGCTCACGGGCGACCAGATCCTCCACCTGGGCCAGGAACCAGGGATCGATCCAGGTGTGCTCGTGCACGGTGTCCAGCTCCAGCCCGGTACGGAACCCGTCCGCCACCCAGAGCAGGCGCTCCGGCCCCGGCAGGCGCAGCTCCTGGACGACCCGCGCCTGGGCCCCCGCGGCATCCGCCGGCACCCGCGGATCCAGTCCCTCGAGCCCGTTCTCCAGCCCCCGCAACGCCTTCTGCAGAGACTCCTGGAAGGTGCGGCCGATGGCCATGACCTCGCCCACGGACTTCATCTGGGTGGTCAGCACCGGCTTCGTCTTCATGAACTTCTCGAAGGTGAAGCGCGGGATCTTCGTGACCACGT is from Spiribacter halobius and encodes:
- the folP gene encoding dihydropteroate synthase, which translates into the protein MGVLNVTPDSFSDGGDFIAAEAAIARARAMVEDGAAIIDVGGESTRPGADPVPVEEELRRVLPVVEALAAELSVPVSVDTSKPEVIAAVTRAGAGLINDVRALREPGAMEAAAASGLPVCLMHMQGTPKTMQQAPQYDDVLAEVAAFLAERRDAALAAGIPAERILLDPGFGFGKTDPHNAMLLAGLPRLAGLGAPLLVGLSRKSLVGRVLGRPLGERLAGSVAAATLAVWQGARIIRAHDVRETVDAVRLASYVAAYA
- the ftsH gene encoding ATP-dependent zinc metalloprotease FtsH, with translation MAKNLILWVVIAIVLMSVFSNFQDQGSTAQEVPYSQFLSEVDSGRVDSVTMKGPVIRGTRSDGSNFSTYNPETDNNALIGQLMDNGVQIRAEAPEGRSMLLQILISWFPFLLLIGVWIYFMRQMQGGGGGRGAMSFGKSRARMMSEEQVKITFADVAGVEEAKQDVMELVEFLRDPSKFQRLGGRIPRGVLMVGPPGTGKTLLAKAIAGEAKVPFFSISGSDFVEMFVGVGASRVRDMFAQAKKHAPCIIFIDELDAVGRQRGAGLGGGHDEREQTLNQMLVEMDGFEGNEGIIVIAATNRPDVLDPALLRPGRFDRQVVVPLPDVRGREHILRVHMNKTPIADEVDPRVIARGTPGFSGADLANLVNEAALFAARRNKRLVDQQDFEDAKDKILMGAERKSMVMTEDEKRLTAYHEAGHAIVGLKVPEHDPVHKVTIIPRGRALGVTMFLPEEDRYSYTKRRLNSSICGLFGGRIAEEMIFGAERVTTGAQNDISRVTEIARNMVTKWGLSDRMGPLAYGEDEGEVFLGHQVTQHKTISDETAHAIDEEVRRIVEENYQEAKRILEAHVEQLHAMADALMKFETIDREQIDDIMNGRPPRPPRDWSKPSAPADGGAGKPAEEGEAGTDDGKLGRPASEH
- the rlmE gene encoding 23S rRNA (uridine(2552)-2'-O)-methyltransferase RlmE, encoding MPRTRSSRRWLKEHFSDPYVKAAQQKGYRSRAVFKLEEIDGRDRLIRPGQRIVDLGAAPGGWSEYCAARLGGRGQVIALDVLPMEPLPGVTVLQGDFTEAAALAGLDEALGGEPVDLVLSDMAPNLSGQKAVDQPRAMLLAELALEFVDGRLNPGGDLLVKTFQGQGFEALLADMRGRFRRVHSRKPGASRDRSREVYLLAREFLA
- the yhbY gene encoding ribosome assembly RNA-binding protein YhbY, translated to MSLTPAQKRYLRGLGHDLHPLVRTGSAGLTDAVLAELERALADHELVKIRLLADDREQRSQYLQQVLTTTGAELVQRVGHVVLLYRPNPEKRRGRIELP
- the greA gene encoding transcription elongation factor GreA is translated as MSKTPLTVRGAEKLREELDRLKSQERPRIIRAIAEARAHGDLKENAEYHAAREQQSFIEGRIADIESKLSNAQIIDVTSLPANGKVVFGVTVVLADEEDGTEKTYRIVGEDEADIKQGLISVQSPIARALIGKEEGDVADVQAPGGNRSYEIVEVRYE
- the carB gene encoding carbamoyl-phosphate synthase large subunit — its product is MPKRTDIQSILIIGAGPIVIGQACEFDYSGAQACKALREEGYRVILVNSNPATIMTDPEMADAVYVEPIDWRVLERIIAKERPDALLPTMGGQTALNCALDLDRHGVLAEHGVEMIGASKIAIDMAEDREAFRKAMARIDLETPHALLAHSMAEAMAAQAEIGFPTIIRPSFTLGGSGGGIAYNREEFVEICERGLDLSPTNELLIEESVLGWKEFEMEVVRDRADNGIIVCAIENLDPMGVHTGDSITVAPAQTLTDKEYQLMRDASLAVLREIGVETGGSNVQFAINPDDGRMVVIEMNPRVSRSSALASKATGFPIAKVAAKLAVGYTLDELRNEITGGRTPASFEPTIDYVVTKIPRFTFEKFMKTKPVLTTQMKSVGEVMAIGRTFQESLQKALRGLENGLEGLDPRVPADAAGAQARVVQELRLPGPERLLWVADGFRTGLELDTVHEHTWIDPWFLAQVEDLVAREQALAAAGPDSLDADALRELKRRGFSDARIGRLVGLGEHAIRERRRGLGIRPVYKRVDSCAAEFATATAYMYSTYEEEDEAEPSDRQKIMILGGGPNRIGQGIEFDYCCVHAALALRDDGYETIMVNCNPETVSTDYDTSDRLYFEPLTLEDVLEIVETERPAGIVIQYGGQTPLKLARDLEAFGAPIIGTTPDSIDLAEDRERFQGLINAAGLQQPPNRTARSAAEALELAAQIGYPLVVRPSYVLGGRAMEIVYEEAELEQYMNEAVKVSNESPVLLDRFLDDAVEVDVDAVCDGEQVLIGGIMEHIEQAGVHSGDSACSLPPYSLAPQVSDRLRAQMREMALSLGVVGLMNAQFAIQGEEIYVLEVNPRASRTVPFVSKAAGLPLAKIAARCMVGRSLAEQGCTREAIPAYYAVKEAVFPFIKFPGVDPILGPEMKSTGEVMGLGPGFGEAYAKSQLAAGVVLPRSGKVFISVRDADKQAAVPIARDLLRRGFALVATGGTGAVLHQAGIDCELINKVTEGRPHIVDAIKNEEIDLIINTTEGRQAIADSFSIRREALHHKVCYTTTIAGARATCQALDYLEPATVTSLQDLYREARA